CCAACGCAGTCCACTTCACCAGCACCGCTTAGGTAGGTACCTGTGGGAGGTGTTGCCGGTTTCGGGAGGTGCCTGACGGGTCCGGGGCCCTTGGATGTCGGCGGGATGTGAGGGCGCTCATGCGTGCGAGCGGGGGCAGCGGGCGCGGTTGGGTGCTCTGGCCCGAGGCAAGCTGTGTGCGAGGCCGCTGTGTGACCTCTTCGGGGCCGTAGTGCCGGGGAACTCCCGCTCCTGGGCGCTGGTTCACGAAGTGGCACCCGTCGGGCGAAGCAGGAGGGGAGGCTGCTTCGCCCGATGGGCGGCGTCGCCCGCCCGGAGGCGGGGTCAGGGGTACCAGCGTTCCTGCCAGGCCGGGTGCAGCTCATAGGGCAGGGCCAGGGCTTTCATCGTGGTGAACGCCAGGACTGAACCGTTCCGGGTTCGATAGAGACTTGATTCCGTGTAAGGATTGAGTCATGGCACGCCCTTCCTCCTATCCCCCTGAGCTGCGGAAACGAGCGGTCCGTATGGTCGCCGAGATCCGCGGTGACTATCCGAACGAGTCGGCCGCTTTGAGGGCCGTCGCCCAGAAACTCGGGATCGGTTCGGCCGAGACCCTGCGGAACTGGGTGAAGCGGGACGAGGTCGACTCCGGTCAGCGGCCGGGGACGACCACGGAGGAGTCCGCGCAGATCAAGGCGATGAAGAAGGAGATCGCCGAACTGAAGCGGGCGAACGACATCCTGAAGGCCGCGGCGAGTTTCTTCGCGGCCGAGCTCGACCGGCCACACACGCGCTCGTAGCGTTCATCGACGAGCACCGGGCCCGCTTCGGCGGTGTCGAGCCGATCTGCCGCGTGCTCACCGAGCACGACTGCAAGATCGCCCCGTCCACCTATTACGCCCACCACAAACGACTCCGGGCCCCGTCGGCCCGCACCGTCCGCGACGCCGAACTGAAGCCGCTCATCCGGCAGATCTTCGTGTCCAACTACCGTGTCTACGGCGCCAGGAAGGTCTGGCGTGAGCTGCACCGACAAGGTCACATCGTGGCCCGGTGCACCGTCGAACGCCTCATGCGCGAGCTGGGCGTCGCCGGTGCTGTCCGGGGAAAGAAGATCATCACCACCATCCCGGACAGTTCCGTGGAACGGGCACCGGACCTGCTGGACCGCAACTTCGTCGCGCCGGCCCCCAACCGCTGCTGGGTCGCTGACTTCACCCACGTCAAGACCTGGTCCGGCGTCGTCTACGTCGCGTTCGTCGTCGACACCTTCTCCCGCCGGATCGTCGGCTGGTCAGCCGCCACGTCGAAGGAGACCAGGCTCGTCCTGGACGCCCTGGACATGGCCCTGTGGCAACGTGACCGCGATAAACAGCCTTACCAGCGGGGCGAGTTGATACATCATTCCGATGCCGGGTCGCAATACACGAGTTTTCGGCTCGCCGAGCACCTGGACGCCGCCGGCATCGCGGCCTCCATCGGTTCGGTCGGCGACGCCTACGACAACGCCCTCATGGAGTCCACGATCGGCCTGTTCAAGACCGAGCTGATCAAGCCCGGCCGACCTTGGCGAACCCTTTCGCATGTCGAACTCGCCACCGCCGAATGGATCGACTGGTACTGCCACCGCCGACTCCACGGTGAAATAGGGCACATCCCACCCGTCGAATACGAGACCAACTACTACCGCAAAACCCCGAAATCCCAGGTCACAACCACAATCTAGAGTCTCTACCGAACCCGGAACGGTTCAACGAGAGTGCAGCCCCGTTCGTGGAAGAGCAACGCCTCGCGCTCCTCCTCGGCCCAGCGCAGGCCCAGGAAGTCCGCCAGCATCCTGACCTCCGCCACGAGTCAGCCAGTTTTGCTTGCCGCAGTACGCAGGGAAGCCCCCAGACCGGAGGAGGACACCGATCGTCCCGCCCGCAAGACCTCAGGCGCCATCAGAACCAGAGAACAGCCCTCCTCACGGTTTGAGACTGCCTCCCGCGCCTCGACAAACGCCTCCCGAAGTTGCTTGTGCAGCCACGCGTGAAGGGCGCCAGCCCCGGGGGCGTGCCCGGGTGGGCTCGGTTCCGCGTGGGTGTCGTGGTCATGCGGTATCACCCTGATGCGAGGGCACAGGCAGCGCTTTGAGCTCGTAACACGGTTCTCCGCAGGGGTGTTAGCGTCATCGCTGTGTCCGCACGACCAGCGGATGCGTTTCCTATCTGGGGGATATATGCGTGTCATTCGGTTGGCTCTCGTCAGCTCACTCGCGGCGGTCTCGCTCGTTGGATCGTCCTTCGCCACGGCGAGCGCGGAGCAGCTTCCTGCGCCGCAGCCGAGCCCCGCGGTTGAGGCCGCACCCAACGTCGAAGGTTCCCTTTCCGCCGCAGCGCCCATCGGTCTCTTCGTGACGACTGGCGACAAGGTTCACTACTCGACCTCGAAGCCGGGGTCTCCCGCGGCGATGTCTGGTCACGGCTGGTGGATCAAGGGGACGACGAAAGCCACCAAGGCCAACATCTCCATCTGGCTTGAGGTGAAGTCCGGGAAGGGCTGGCGCGTGGTCGGCTCGGGCGTGAAGAAGAACGCGTACCCCGGCGGTGGCAGCAAGGGGCGGGCGACGGCACGCATGGTGTGCGCCCAGGGTCCAGTCGCTCCGGGTACGAAGTGGACGTACCGCACGCGGATCGATGTTGACCTGATCGGGCACGCCGACAGCAGCGAGCAGGCCGTAACGGCGCCGCAGTCGTACCCCTGCCTGCCCCAGGCATAGTCGGTAGGTGATTCCTTTGACCGGTATGGATTCGACACTGATCGTCAGCCTCACGGGCTCGATCGAACTTCACGAGTGGGCCGCCCGGCTGTACGCGGACGGCCGGGACGACGACGCGTTCGGCCTGATCGTCAGACAGGGCGTCATGCAAAGCCTGACGGAGTTCCACGGGTCGAAGGAATCCCCCCGGGTCAGCTGGAGCCATCACGACGCGGGCGACTCGTGGACCGGAAGCTCCGACGCACCCGAACTGATCTGGCTGCAGGTCGACACTGCCCAATCGGCACCGGGCAGACTTCCGCTGCAGCCGATCGGGGCCGTGCTCGACCGGGTTCTCAGGAAGGTCGGCACACCGCGGATCGATGAGGGTGACTTCCTCATCCCGCTAGGCCGGTTCCCCCGTGACCCGATGGAGTTCGCCTACGACCGTGACTGGTTCGAGTTCTCCGACCCGGACCGGTCGGAAGTGACCGGCATCGAGCTGTATGCATCGGCCGGCGAGGGTGGCGAGAGTACGGACGTGGCCGACGTGGCCGCGACGGCTCAGACATGGCTCGGTGACGCAGCCGTACTGGCAGTAAACGACCGTCCCGCCCCGGGGCCGGTCGAATTCCGAGGATCTCCCTACGTACCGCTGGAGTTCCTCGGCCAGGTCGACTGCACGGTCCGCGAGTGGTCGATCGAGGCACTGGCCTGGCTGACCGAAGTCCTCGGCTGGGCGATGTCGAGTGCGGGGTGTGGGAACCACGGGCTCGTACGGCTACGCAGACAGCCCACCACACGCGCCTGAACGGCCCGGGCCCCGCAGTTCCCCCCTGGGGAGGGAGGGGAACTGCGGGGCACTTCCGTTCACTGCGCCCCGCCCGTCTGAGCTGCCGCTGCTGGCCGGTCCCGCCGGGCACATCCCGTCGCCTCTACAGCCGCTGCGCGACACTCTTGTCCTGGCTGAGCGTCCCCGCGGCATCTTGCACTGGCTCAAGCACAGCCCGAACGCGGCCCTCTTCGCTAGCCTGGCCGCCTCCGGTGAACCGATCACCCACCAGTGGCTCGATCAGATCCCGCCCAGTCGGCATCTGCGCTACGTCCGCCATACCCTCGTGCACCTCGGCGCCCTCCCGGAGTGGGATGAGGAACTCGAACGCATCCCCGCCTGGCTGGACACGGTCCTGGCCGACCGTCCGCCCGGCCACGTTCAGTTGGTCCGCCCCTACGCGCGCTGGCACCTGCTGCGACGAGCCCGACGACGCGCCGCCCGGCGGAGCCGGGCTCGTTCCTCCGAACCCGGGTCTTGGTGGCCCTGGAGTTCCTTGCCTGGCTGGACGACCATGGCCTTGACCTTGGCCGACCGGAAAGGGCGCCCCGTGGCGCTCATCGGCCTGGTCCGCGTCAGCACCGACCAGCAGAAGACCCGGCGCCAGCACGACGCCCTCGGCCCGATCTGCCTCAAGTCCGGAGTCGAGGGCGCGGTCAACGAGTTCGCCCACGGACGCGGCATGGGCCGCTGTCGCTACCGAAAACAGGGAATGGCCCACATTCCGCACAACCTGACGGCCATCGCCGTCAACATCGAACGCCTCGGCGGACTGCTGCCAAACGAGGAAGCCCTCGCTCCCCGCCGACCAACGGCCTTCCAGAACTACCTCGACCAGCGCGTAGTACTCCTGCGAGTTGGCTGATAGCGACCAGGAAGACCCCTGCGTAGGCGAGCCTCAGGTAGGCGGCCAGGGTCGCGAGTCCTTCGTGGACCGGCCGGAAGAACACCAGGAGTGCCCATGCCACGACCACGTCCAAGGCGGCTGCCAGGACCAGGCTCGCCACGCCGAACCGGAAGAGCGAGTCGGAGTCGAGTAGGTCCTGAACTGTCTTCTCCGCGTCGCCTTCGGAGACCAGCCCTTCCAGAACAAGGAATTGGGCAAAGAGGGCGAGCAGGGCAACCAGCAGAAGACTGAGGCCGGCCACCATGCCTGCGCTGCGTACGGTGCGCTCCGTCGTTCCTGACAAGTTCATCATGCTCACTGGCCCCAGAGCGGGACACCACAGCTATTCCACTGGCCGTGGTATGGATTTTGGCTCCGGCCGCGTCGGCACCCCGCCCCGTGTGACCCGTGGGGTGTCATCGGGTGCTCGCCTGGGGGACCGCCGGGGTGCATGTTTCCTGTGAGGCATTTTTGACAGGCCGGAACCCCTTGAGGAGCAGAACCAACGGGAAGACGATCTCGAATACCCCGCCTGGAACGTAGAACACGATACCGACTCCGGAATCGAGGTCGGCGATGCCCAGTACATCGGCCAGGACGCCCAGTAGCAGAACCGAATACCCGGCCAATCCCAGTACGGACAGCCATACGGCGACCAGGCGCGAGCGGAGCAGTACGTACGAGAGGGTGACCCCGCCCGCGCCCGCGAACGCATAAACGAGGAGAGCGTAGTCGTGGAAATCCTGACGGCTCGCCAGGAAATAGATACCCACTGCGATGATGATCGAGCATTCTGTGGCCCTCAGAACCAGGTACGCCAGGGGTGCCCGTTTTCCGTGCGGCCTCAGCACGGAAAGCAAGAGGATACCGATGGCCGCCACCGCAAGCCCCGTGTACCCCTCCAGCAGCACCCCGGCGAGCAGGCCGGCGAAGCCCTTCCTCCCGCTTGAAAAATACTCCGCTACAAGGGAGCTGCCGACCGCGAAGGTCAGAGAGGAGGAGAGGAAGAGGAAACCCACCAGAACAGCGATCCGCCGGTGCGTCATACGAGCTCCCTTCCAGCGCGCAAGCACGCCAGGAGCGTCATGTGCCGAAATCTGATTGAGCTCGGCGCACTCATGAACAGCGTGCTCCTGTCCGCGCGCCCTGTCACCCCTCCCGGCAGGCCCGGACATGCTTCATCGGACCGATGGGCCGGACAGCGCACTGCGCACCTGGAGTAGCTGTCCTTCGTCTGCACGGTTGCCTGCAATGGCCTCTTGGCCTGCTTCTGGATGGCAGTATGCGTTTCGCTGCAGATGCGGTCCGTCGTCAGAGCCCGCGAGCGGTCTTCCGGATTCCTCGTGCCTTCCGGGAAGGTGTTCCGCTGAGGGTGAGCGAGCGTGTCGGCAGCGCTGGTGTAGGTCGGCGCCCGGGCCTCAGCTCCTGGGCCTGGAGGCAGGGGAGCCGCCGACGCGCTCTCGATGCAAAAGAGCTGATACTCCGTCGAGGGTTGGAGGGCCGCCGCTCCCGGGAAGGCGGCCGTGGCCGTGAGGCCCGTCGTCCGCCTCAGGGCTGTCCTCTCTGACGTGAAGGGGCGCGGGGTATGCCCTTCGCAGAGGGGACGGAGGCTGAGTACGCGCTCGGCTGTGCGGCCCCAGCCGGGCCTCGAATATCCAACCGAACTCGGGGGCTGGGAGCCTGCCGTCCTGTCCAGAGATCCATCGGGCACGGCGCGTCCAGCCCAGCGCAGAGTGATCGCTTTGCTGCCGGAACCGGCTCTCAGGCCACTGGGATCCTGGCCCGCAGATCCTTCTCTCGCGAGCGACCTGCCCAGCCCATTCCCCCTCTTGTTCCTGGGGTGGACGGAGGGCCTGGTTGCCTTTCGACGGAACCTGGTTGACCTCACTCAGGAGCGTGGCCGTTGGTCAGCTGTTCGGCGTACGGAGGGGCGTAGGGAGGCGTTGACGGTGGTCTCGTGCGGCGGGACGGTGCCTGCATGCCGCGAAGTCTGCGGTGCCGCGAGAGGGAAGGGGCGCGTCATGACGATCGCGAAACTCGACACCGGTCTGTGGGCCACGGGCTTCGGGCTGGCTCCCGGGCAGGAGCACTCCTGGACCCAGGCCGATCAGAACTACGGCCAGGTCCGCTGGTTCGTCGCCCACCCCCTCGCGTTGCCGGGGACGGAGCGTCGGCTGGAGGTCACGCGTGTGGGTGAGTGGGTCAGCGCCGCGGGCGCACGCACCATCAACGTCGTCGTCAGGAACGTCGGTTCGACGACCGCGAACTACGGCATCTTCGTCGCCCAGAACGTCTGACTCGAAAGGAAGACCACCGTGCGTGCTTTCGTGCTGTACGACAAGGACGGCACCATCACTTCTGCAGGGGTCCCGACTGCGACAGACACCGGTAGGCAGGCCCTGCTCAATCAGCCTGGCACGGCCGTCGCCGAGGTCGAGCTCCCGGACCTCGGCGCCTACGGCACTGCGACCACAGGCCAGGGCACGGGTGAAGACCTCACCGAGCGGCTCGTCCAGGTCATGGCCGAGTACCGGGTGGATATTTCGAGTCACGGCACCTCGCTCGTCCGCAAGTAGCCGACTGCCCAACCTGGTTCACCGCCACCTTGGCGGACCCGACGTCGGGTCCGCCACGCGCGCCTCGCCGTGGGCAAGCGGAACGGGACCTGGACCGGACGTACGCGGCGACTTCCCTGCTGGTGTTTTGGTGCAGATCACGCAGGCGGGCAGTCGGCAGGCCGTTGGAGGGTCAGGCGGCCGGTGGCGGCCGTCTATTGCCCATCGGTTTGGTTGCGGTGTCGGATACGGCGAGAGTCCCGTCGATGAACCTTCCCCTTGATCGTGGACACCTGGAGACTGGGATCTGAGGTTCCAGAGGAAGTAGCACCAGGTGGGAAACAAGTACACGAAGCGGTACACAGAGGAGTTCAAGCGGGACGCGATCGCGCTCGTCGACTCCTCGGGCAAGACGGTCACGGCCGTTGCCCGGGAGCTGGGCATCAGCTCCGAGTCCCTGCGCGGCTGGTACCGCGAGGCCAAGGCGGACCAGAACGAGGGAGCCTCCGGCGGCTTGAGCAGTGCCGAGCGCGACGAGCTGAGGCAGCTGCGCAAGCAGGTCCGTGAAACAGCAGCAGACGATCGAGATCCTGAAAAAAGCGACTGCCTTCTTCGTGAAGGAGAACGACCGGTGAGCGTGTTGTACCGGTTGATCCATGCGGAGAAGGCGAATTACCCAGTCGTTCTGCTGTGCCGGGTGCTGCACGTGGCCCGCTCCTCCTACTACGCGTGGCGCGAGGGCGAGGCAGCCCGCCAGGCCCGCCGGGCCGCCGACGACATGCTCGCCCACGAGATCACCATGCTGCATATCGCCTCGCGCCGCACTGACGGGGTCCCGCGTATCCACGCCGAACTGCGGCGTCTGGGACGGCGGGTGAACCGCAAGCGCATCGCCCGTGTGATGCGCGAGCGCGACATCCAAGGCATCACCCGACGCAGGCGCCGCTCGCTGACCCGGCCGGACAAGAAGACGAAGCCGGCCCCGGATCTGATCGGCCGCGACTTCCACGCCGAGCGGCCCGGGATCAAGCTGGTCGGCGACATCACCTATCTGCCCACCGCCGAAGGCTGGCTCTACCTTGCCTGCTGGCTGGACCTGGCCACCCGTGAAGTCGTCGGCTATGCCATGGCCGCCCACCACCGCGCCGAGCTCGTCGTGGACGCCCTCGACATGGCCTATGGCCGAGGGAACCTGGAGCCCGGCTGCGTGATCCACAGTGATCGCGGCAGCGAATACACCTCAACCCAATTCCGCGACAGGATAAGCGAGTTGGGACTTCGGAGCAGCTGCGGACGCACTGGATCATGCTTTGACAACGCTGCTGCGGAGAGCTTCTGGGCTCTGCTCAAAGAAGAGATCGGCACCCGCACCTGGCCCGACCGGGCCACCGCCCGCGCCGAGGTCTTCACCTTCATCGAGACCTTCTACAACCGCCGCCGCCTGCGCAAGCACAAGACCTTCGGCTACCTCACACCAGCCGAAACCAGGCAGCGGCACCAACACGCCCTCGCGGCATAACCGACGAGTGTCCAAGATCACGGGGAAGCTTCACCGCCAGAGTCTCCCCACGATCCGCTCCGACCGGCGCCAACTGCGGTGCCCCGAGGTCGGCCAGGAGCTGCGCGGCCCTGCCGGGGACCGCGTCGGCGGTGCGCACCTCGCGCTCGGTGAGCACGACGGGCGACCCGGTGCTGGCCTCCTGGCGCAGCCCGACATCCGCCAGCGCGAGCCGGTGCAGCAGCCGTTCACTCGGAGGATGCGGCGCTCCCAGTCCGGTGCCCGAGAGACGTGCGCCGCGTTCCGTCGTCCACACCACCGTCCCCGCCCACCGCGTCTCCGCCGACCGGAACAACAACCCCGCCTCCGTCGTCAGCCGAACCCGTGTGCGCGCCGTCTCCACCTGCCCGCCCCAGCACGCCATCGCGACCTGGCGCAGCGTCAGCGACCCGTACCTGGTCGCCAGCGCGAGCAACTGCTCGTCCGCGCCCGTGCGTACCCAGCCGTCGCCACGGGCCTCCCCGGTGCCCTGCACCGTGCGGCGCCGCTGCGCCCGCTCCCAGTACCCGCTCACCCGCTCCGCGTCCTGCTCCCGCTGTTCCTTCTCCACCTTGTTCTCCCTGTAGTCGCCGTACCCGTCCCGCCGTGGTGCGGGCCGTGGACGGCAGCGTGGCGGGGGAAGCGGACACCCCCTCCAGCTCGTCGTGGAGGCGGCCGTCGACCTCGCCGCCTACTACACGGCGAAGATCCCCGCCCCCTGCACCCGCGAGATGCCGCTGGTCATCCAGATCGACGGCAAGGGAGTGGTGATGCGGCCCGAAGCCCTGCGCGAGGCCACCCGCCGGGCTGCCGCCAGGACGGCGGCTGCCGGACGACGCGGACGGTTAGCTCCGGGCGAGAAGCCCAACCGCAAGCGCATGGCGACCGTGGCGTGTGTCTTCGACACTGACTGTTCCCGCAGCGCGACGGCCGCACGACATCATTCACCCGCCCGGCGGACGCACCGATACCCGGACGCCGAGGCGGGGCCCGAAAGCACTGCGGAAGTGGTGCACCGCCTCCGTGATCCGCGCTCCGGAGCAGGTCGTCTCCGACGCCTTCGACCAGGCCGAAGCCCGCGATCCGCAGCATCTGCGGGACTGGATCGTGCTCGTCGACGGCGCCCGCCACCAACTCGACCTGATCCATACCGAAGCCGCCCGCCGGGACGTCCGCGTTCACGTCCTGCTCGACTTCGTACATGTCGCCGAGTACTGCTGGACCGCCGCCCGTGCTTTCCATCCGCCGGGCAGTCGCGAGGCCGAGACCTGGGCTGCGGGCAAACTCACCGCGATCTTCGCCGGACAGGCCGGCCGGGCCGCCGCCGAAAGGAACGCGCAGGCCACAGCCGCACAGCTTCCCGCCGCCCGCCGCGAGGCCGTCACCACCTGCCACCGCTACCTCACCGGCCACCTCGACCAACTCCACTACGACAGCGCCCTCACGGCGGGCTGGCCGATCGCCACCGGCGCAGTCGAAGGCGCATGCCGGCATCTGATCGCCGACCGACTCGACATCACCGGCGCCCGCTGGGGACTCGACGGTGCCGACGCCGTCCTCCAACTTCGCGCGCTGATGACGAACGGCGACTTCGAGGACTACTGGCGTTTTCATTCCGGTCGCGAACATGAGCGGCTCTACCTCACTGCTGACCAGCAGGAATACGACCTCACCGCATGACCAAGACGCTCTCCTGTGACGGCGTGTCCCACGGAGGTCAGCCGGGGGAAGGGCCGTCGTAGTAGCCGGGCCGGGCAAGCAGCACCGAGCTGAAGAAGTAGTCCTGCTCGTCTTCTGGTTCATCGTCGGCCTCGAAAGGGCGCCAAAAGCTGAGCAGCAGGTCTCGCGCGACGAAGGATGCGGGATCGTCGTCGTCGGGTTCGATAGCGGTGATCTCGGCCATGCGGTTCACGACTTCACGGGCCGGCAGGCCAAAGACGTCGATACCACGGAAGAGTACGACGTCCGAAGAGGTCGACGGACGTCCCAACTCAACGGCTTCCAGACGGTCGCGCATGCACTCGATGCTGATCATCAGGCCGCTGGGCCGGAAGATATGCTGCCCCGCCCGATCGGTCGCGGCGAGCTCCCTCACGTCACGCAGGGACTCCAGTGCGCTGTTCGCGGCCTCGCGCGACATGCCGATCTGCAGAGAACCGATGCCTATCGGCGGGACCAACTCGAAGTTCATGCGCGCATGCTGTCACGGCGGGCCTTCGAGATCTTCCCTCAGGAAGAGCTACGCCCTTCTGCGTTCTGTGCTGGAACGGCGTCGTCTGCCAGGCATCGCGCCGCCGCCTTCGTCACCGTCGTCCACGGCATGCCCAGCGCGTCCAACTCAGCCCGGCGTTCGTCGCTGAGTTCATCCGTAGGCAAGGCTCGTGGCTTCTCTCATTGCCAGACCGTCAGAGCGGGTCCGCGAGGCGTACTGGTGCGGCCGCCCACCGCGCGCCCATCATTCAAGGGGAAGGGCATGCCCGCCAGAGAAGGAGGCCGTCGTGGGGGAGCACCGCAAGCCCGATCCGGACCCCGGGAAGGGCAAGCCGCCGCCCGGGAACGCGGACGGGAAGGCCCCGGATCCGCCTCCACCGTCGGGCACCCGCAGGAAGTAGGCACCCCACCTCATGTCCCTTGACGACCACATCCGAGCCCTGGCTGAAGCACTCGATGCGCAGGGGTGGCCCGTCGACTCCCCATGGCTGCGCGCAGCCGTTCTCCAAGCTGCTCGGCGCCACGTCTTCGCTCCGGATCGGCTGTGGGAGTGGGACGGCCACCACCACGTTCCCGTCGACCGCGCCCAGGACCCGGACCGTTGGGCGTCCCTGGTTTACGCGGGCCCCGACGAGCCGACGCTGACGCAGATCACCGACGGGCTGCCGTCCTCCAGCTTGTCGGCGCCCTCGATCGTCATCGACATGCTCGACTCCCTCATGCCCGAGCCCGGCCACCACGTTCTGGAACTGGGCACCGGCTACGGGTGGAACGCGGCCCTGCTCGCCCACCGGGCGGGCCCCGGCAGGGTGGTGAGTGTGGAGACGGACCCCGGCCTGGCCGCCGCCGCCCACCGTCGGCTCACTGAGCACGGCTTCGACGTCACGGTGCTCACCGGGGACGGAGACCTCGGTGCCCCAGGCCACCGGCCGTTCGACCGGGTGATCGCCACCTATGCGGTCGAGCAGATCCCCTGGGCATGGATCGAGCAATGTTCACCCGGTGCCCGCATCGTGACCCCCTGGGGGCGGCTGGGCCACGTCGCCCTGACGGTCGCCGACGACTCCGGCTCCGCGACGGGCTGGGTCCAGGGGCTCG
This window of the Streptomyces sp. NBC_00237 genome carries:
- a CDS encoding IS3 family transposase (programmed frameshift) encodes the protein MARPSSYPPELRKRAVRMVAEIRGDYPNESAALRAVAQKLGIGSAETLRNWVKRDEVDSGQRPGTTTEESAQIKAMKKEIAELKRANDILKAAAKFLRGRARPATHALVAFIDEHRARFGGVEPICRVLTEHDCKIAPSTYYAHHKRLRAPSARTVRDAELKPLIRQIFVSNYRVYGARKVWRELHRQGHIVARCTVERLMRELGVAGAVRGKKIITTIPDSSVERAPDLLDRNFVAPAPNRCWVADFTHVKTWSGVVYVAFVVDTFSRRIVGWSAATSKETRLVLDALDMALWQRDRDKQPYQRGELIHHSDAGSQYTSFRLAEHLDAAGIAASIGSVGDAYDNALMESTIGLFKTELIKPGRPWRTLSHVELATAEWIDWYCHRRLHGEIGHIPPVEYETNYYRKTPKSQVTTTI
- a CDS encoding DUF4386 domain-containing protein, which codes for MMNLSGTTERTVRSAGMVAGLSLLLVALLALFAQFLVLEGLVSEGDAEKTVQDLLDSDSLFRFGVASLVLAAALDVVVAWALLVFFRPVHEGLATLAAYLRLAYAGVFLVAISQLAGVLRAGRGSSGRPLVGGERGLPRLAAVRRGVRC
- a CDS encoding DUF4386 domain-containing protein, giving the protein MTHRRIAVLVGFLFLSSSLTFAVGSSLVAEYFSSGRKGFAGLLAGVLLEGYTGLAVAAIGILLLSVLRPHGKRAPLAYLVLRATECSIIIAVGIYFLASRQDFHDYALLVYAFAGAGGVTLSYVLLRSRLVAVWLSVLGLAGYSVLLLGVLADVLGIADLDSGVGIVFYVPGGVFEIVFPLVLLLKGFRPVKNASQETCTPAVPQASTR
- a CDS encoding IS3 family transposase; the encoded protein is MGNKYTKRYTEEFKRDAIALVDSSGKTVTAVARELGISSESLRGWYREAKADQNEGASGGLSSAERDELRQLRKQVRETAADDRDPEKSDCLLREGERPVSVLYRLIHAEKANYPVVLLCRVLHVARSSYYAWREGEAARQARRAADDMLAHEITMLHIASRRTDGVPRIHAELRRLGRRVNRKRIARVMRERDIQGITRRRRRSLTRPDKKTKPAPDLIGRDFHAERPGIKLVGDITYLPTAEGWLYLACWLDLATREVVGYAMAAHHRAELVVDALDMAYGRGNLEPGCVIHSDRGSEYTSTQFRDRISELGLRSSCGRTGSCFDNAAAESFWALLKEEIGTRTWPDRATARAEVFTFIETFYNRRRLRKHKTFGYLTPAETRQRHQHALAA
- a CDS encoding protein-L-isoaspartate O-methyltransferase, encoding MSLDDHIRALAEALDAQGWPVDSPWLRAAVLQAARRHVFAPDRLWEWDGHHHVPVDRAQDPDRWASLVYAGPDEPTLTQITDGLPSSSLSAPSIVIDMLDSLMPEPGHHVLELGTGYGWNAALLAHRAGPGRVVSVETDPGLAAAAHRRLTEHGFDVTVLTGDGDLGAPGHRPFDRVIATYAVEQIPWAWIEQCSPGARIVTPWGRLGHVALTVADDSGSATGWVQGLATFMPRRGTGQGHDFHDLHTTIPTSSTSTIPAEDVHALRDASLIFSLRVTHPDVRITTALAPDGQVTAHAHDGHTTWATATTRPDGHARVEQGGPCSLMTEISQGYQHWQDRGAPSLWDFGMTVEPGRQYIWCKTPQEPWES